The proteins below are encoded in one region of Apium graveolens cultivar Ventura chromosome 4, ASM990537v1, whole genome shotgun sequence:
- the LOC141719214 gene encoding triacylglycerol lipase OBL1-like gives MSDEECNKEFASDYLLLEPEKFGIYELYHIIFSSNLENRDFIKRHPEGKNCKKENNKHRWIMFASLVAQKLLICTAKPMAAMGSGIEYWLNLVQVNRSFLGLIKNFVQGKLIHPDKESASFISFTGSMDRRVELDQSIKPGDCRYYGALAVMAAKASYENKAYLEKTVKDHWNMDLLGSFDFYNNYQKKATTQAFMFRDKNAEKELIVVAFRGTETFDADAWSSDIDLSWYELRPGTGKVHGGFMKALGLQKSQGWPLKHQKDEKKPLAYYVIRDMLRELLLANKNAKFIVTGHSLGGALAILFPAILAFHEDDLLLKRLQGIYTFGQPRVGDEQFGNYMKGLLKSYKIQYFRYVYCNDMVPRLPYDDKSFLFKHFGKCLYFDSFYKGQVVAEEPNKNYFSPLYAIPQMLNATWELIRGYYYTYSKGPDYEEPGILQVLRFIGLAIPGIPAHMLKDYVNACLSASSELYTQLDLQQTNGLSLNQD, from the exons ATGTCTGACGAGGAATGTAACAAGGAATTCGCAAGTGATTATTTGCTTTTGGAGCCAGAGAAGTTTGGAATTTATGAGCTGTATCACATTATATTTTCATCCAATTTGGAGAATCGAGATTTCATAAAGCGCCACCCCGAAGGGAAAAATTGTAAAAAAGAAAACAACAAACATAGATGGATTATGTTTGCTTCACTTGTTGCTCAGAAGTTACTCATCTGTACTGCCAAACCCATGGCAGCTATGGGCTCCGGGATTGAGTATTGGCTCAATCTTGTTCAGGTGAATCGCAGCTTTTTGGGCCTAATCAAGAATTTCGTGCAAG GCAAGTTGATACATCCAGATAAAGAATCAGCGAGTTTCATATCATTTACTGGTAGTATGGATAGACGAGTGGAGTTAGACCAGAGTATTAAGCCCGGAGATTGCAGATACTATGGTGCACTTGCTGTTATGGCTGCTAAGGCTTCCTATGAGAACAAAGCATACCTTGAGAAAACGGTTAAAGATCACTGGAAT ATGGATCTTTTGGGCTCTTTTGATTTCTATAATA ATTATCAAAAGAAGGCAACCACACAAGCCTTCATGTTCCGGGACAAAAATGCTGAAAAAGAACTGATCGTGGTAGCTTTTAGAGGAACAGAGACATTTGATGCAGATGCCTGGTCTTCCGACATTGATCTCTCTTGGTATGAACTTCGTCCTGGCACCGGAAAAGTCCATGGCGGTTTTATGAAAGCTCTAGGATTACAAAAGAGCCAGGGCTGGCCTCTAAAACACCAAAAAGACGAGAAAAAGCCATTGGCTTATTATGTCATCAGGGATATGCTAAGAGAACTTTTATTAGCTAACAAAAATGCAAAGTTCATAGTTACTGGTCATAGCTTGGGAGGGGCACTGGCCATTCTTTTTCCAGCTATATTAGCATTCCACGAGGATGACTTATTACTAAAGAGATTACAAGGAATATACACATTCGGACAACCAAGAGTTGGAGACGAGCAATTTGGAAATTACATGAAAGGGCTATTAAAGAGTTATAAAATTCAGTATTTTAGATATGTTTACTGTAATGATATGGTGCCAAGGTTGCCTTATGATGACAAGAGTTTCCTGTTTAAGCACTTTGGAAAATGCCTGTACTTCGATAGTTTCTATAAAGGCCAG GTTGTTGCGGAGGAACCAAACAAGAACTATTTCTCGCCACTGTATGCAATTCCACAGATGCTGAATGCGACGTGGGAGCTGATAAGAGGCTACTACTATACGTACTCAAAGGGGCCAGATTACGAGGAGCCAGGCATTCTTCAAGTTTTAAGATTTATAGGACTTGCAATTCCGGGAATACCAGCTCACATGTTGAAGGATTATGTCAATGCTTGTCTCTCTGCATCATCTGAGTTGTATACGCAACTTGATCTCCAACAAACTAATGGATTATCTCTTAATCAGGATTAA